Sequence from the Gloeocapsopsis dulcis genome:
ACTGCACCACCCAATCTCATTTTGCTCGATGTCAAAATGCCTGATCTGGATGGCTACGAAGTGTGCCGTCAGCTCAAAGCATCACTAATAACGCGTGATATTCCAGTCATTTTTTTAAGTGCTTCAGACGATCTTGTCGGTAAAGTAAAAGCTTTTGAGGTTGGCGGCGTCGATTACATCATGAAGCCGTTTGAAATTGCTGAAGTTTTATCCCGCGTTAAAAGTCAATTGGCTCTTCAAGTAGCTAAAGCAGAAATTTCGCAGTTAAATGCCCAATTAGAACAACGAATTCAAGAGCGCACTGCCCAACTAGAAGCAACTAATCATAAATTAAGAAGAGAAATTGCGGAACGTAAGCTGGCACAAAAATCGCTGCAAGCAAGTGAAGAACGCTTGGAAAGTATTCTCAATTCTCTCGAAGATGTTGTTTGGTCGTTTGCCCCACAAACCGGCAAGTTAATTTATCTTAACCCAGCCGTTCAAAAGATTTATAATCGTTCGCCTGCAGAATTTTTAGCTCGCCCAGAGTTATATCACGAAGTTATTCATCCTAATGATCGCGCCAGGTATCAGAAGTCACGCCAAACGCTCCTCGAACAAGGCAGTGTAGAAATCGAATACAGAGTTTTGCGCCCTGATGGTGAAGTCCGCTGGTTGAGCGATCGCACTTATATGATTTACGATCGAGACTGCATTGCCATACGCATCGACGGCATTGTTTACGACATCACACAACGCAAACGTGCCGAGGAGCAACTAATTTATGATGCGCTGCATGATGCTCTTACAGGTTTACCCAATCGCACTTTATTTATGGAGCGTCTTGAAAGTGCTTTAAGTCGAGCTAAGCGTCATGCAGATTATTTATTTGCAGTTTTATTTATTGATTTAGACCGTTTTAAGCTCGTCAATGATAGCTTAGGTCATGCGGTCGGCGATCAACTACTTTGTGCGATCGCTTGTCTTTTAGAACAAAGTATTCGTTCCACAGACACAATTGCGCGTTTCGGTGGTGATGAATTCACGATCTTACTCGACGATATTAAAGATATGACTGATGCAATTAAAATTGCTGAGCGACTCCAATCTCAACTCGTATCACCTTTAACGCTAGAAAACCACACCATCTTTTGCAGTGCCAGTATTGGAATTGCACTCAATTCTCCAAACTGTACGCAAGTTCAAGATCTACTAAGAGATGCTGATATTGCCATGTATCAAGCCAAGGAACAAGGCAAGGCACGGTATGCAATTTTTGATCAGGCAATGTATCAACAAACACTAGAACTTTTACAGCTAGAAAGTGATTTGCGACAAGCACTCGAACGCCAGGAATTTTGTCTACACTACCAGCCAATTGTTTCCTTAGCAACAGGTAAACTCAAGGGCTTTGAAGCTTTAATCCGGTGGCGACATCCCCAGCGAGGTTTAATTTCGCCAGCAGAGTTTATTCCCGTTGCAGAAGATATCGGCTTAATTGTGCCCCTCGGTGAATGGGTACTACGAGCCGCCTGTCGTCAATTATGTGCTTGGCAAGCACAATTTCCACATTTAATGCCACTCAAAATGAGTGTAAATATTGCTGGGAAACAAATTAGAGAACCGAATTTTGTTGCGCAAATTGAGCAAATTTTAGTAGAAACTGGCTTAGACGGCAGTTATTTACAACTAGAAATTACTGAAAGTACGCTGATTGAATATGCCCAAGAAACAATTCATGCACTATTAAAAATTAGGTCAAAACAAATTCAGTTAAGTATTGATGATTTTGGTCAAGGTTACTCATCTTTAAGCTATCTACATCGTTTTCCTATAAATATCTTAAAAATAGACCGTTCTTTTGTCAGCGGTATGCACTCAAATGCCGAAAACTATGAAATTATTCGGACTATTACCACACTAGCCCATACATTAGGAATGGATGTAGTCGCAGAAGGCGCAGAAACAACTGAGCAACTTACAATATTACGCACTTTAGGCTGTGAATTTGGTCAGGGCTATCTTTTCTCTAGACCTTTAAATTGTGCCTCTGCTACAGCCTTAATGTCTACTAATCCTCAATGGTTAGATTTTACTGAGCTAAATCAGTCACTATAAGTAGTGTATTACGGCTTTAATTTACACATAATCTCAAATAGTTTAGGAGAATCCCTCTTTAACTCTTTCCTCCGTGTTCTCTGTGTCTCTGTGGTTCGTAAAAAAAGATTGTTCAAACTACAGCGACTAAGAGTTAAAATACTTGGCTAGTTGCGTATCGGGTAAGTGTGCTAGAGCATCCTAATCCAGAAGTATCTCATCGTCCACAACGCCTACCAAGTCAGCGTTGGCAAATTTATTCAGCACAAGTAGAGTTAGCACACAAGCTAGCAGAAGTTGCTCAAGCATCGCCAATTATAGGTCAATTACTAATCAATCGCGGGGTTGAGACACTAGAACAAGCACAAGCATTTTTAGAACCAGAATCCCAAGTTCTGCCTTCACCTGTGGAGGAATTTCCCGATCTAGCATTGAGTGTTGAGTTGCTAAACACTGCGATCGCATGTCACCAAAAAATTGCGATTTGTGGCGACTATGACGCCGATGGCATGACAAGCACAGCCTTGTTACTGCGAGCGCTACGATGGTTAGGTGCAAACGTTGATTATGCGATTCCTAGTCGAATGCACGAGGGCTATGGCATTAATCAGCGGATTGTCGAAGAAT
This genomic interval carries:
- a CDS encoding two-component system response regulator; its protein translation is MNNHQFSTDSRTILIVDDVPENLLVLSKTLSAEGYQVRCAKNGAMALMGAKTAPPNLILLDVKMPDLDGYEVCRQLKASLITRDIPVIFLSASDDLVGKVKAFEVGGVDYIMKPFEIAEVLSRVKSQLALQVAKAEISQLNAQLEQRIQERTAQLEATNHKLRREIAERKLAQKSLQASEERLESILNSLEDVVWSFAPQTGKLIYLNPAVQKIYNRSPAEFLARPELYHEVIHPNDRARYQKSRQTLLEQGSVEIEYRVLRPDGEVRWLSDRTYMIYDRDCIAIRIDGIVYDITQRKRAEEQLIYDALHDALTGLPNRTLFMERLESALSRAKRHADYLFAVLFIDLDRFKLVNDSLGHAVGDQLLCAIACLLEQSIRSTDTIARFGGDEFTILLDDIKDMTDAIKIAERLQSQLVSPLTLENHTIFCSASIGIALNSPNCTQVQDLLRDADIAMYQAKEQGKARYAIFDQAMYQQTLELLQLESDLRQALERQEFCLHYQPIVSLATGKLKGFEALIRWRHPQRGLISPAEFIPVAEDIGLIVPLGEWVLRAACRQLCAWQAQFPHLMPLKMSVNIAGKQIREPNFVAQIEQILVETGLDGSYLQLEITESTLIEYAQETIHALLKIRSKQIQLSIDDFGQGYSSLSYLHRFPINILKIDRSFVSGMHSNAENYEIIRTITTLAHTLGMDVVAEGAETTEQLTILRTLGCEFGQGYLFSRPLNCASATALMSTNPQWLDFTELNQSL